The Prochlorococcus marinus str. MIT 9301 genome segment CAAGGGTTATAGTTCTTGATGACAATTTTAATACTTTTCAGCATGTCGCAAATTGTCTTCTAACAATAATCCCAAGCATGAGTGAACAAAGGGCATGGGATCTAACCATAAAAGTTGACAAGACAGGATCTGCAGAGGTATGGAGAGGTAATCTTGAACAGGCAGAGCTATATCATGAGCAACTATTCAGCAAAGGATTAACAATGGCTCCAATTGAGAAAACATAAAATAGGTAAGATTGACAGAAAATTTTTGGCTTATAAATTCGAATCGTTCAAGGGTTAAAAGGTTTTCAAAGAATAATCAAAATAAAGATAAATTTTTTGAATATATGTTTATTGACTCTGGAAGAATTCTTGGTGTTTTAGGAAAAGAACCACCTCTTATGACAACCAGAGAAGAACTTAAAGTTGATAAAGCTAGAGATGAATGGAGAAAGTTAATCGCACAAGGTTGGAGGAGAACCAAACCAGTTTGGGAAGACTATTAGTATCCAAAAGTGTTAATTGGATTAGTTATGTAAATTATGAGATTTAGGACGTAGTTAGCAGGTAAATTTAATGGCTTCAAAAGTAACAAAGCCATTCCTTGAGTCACATTAAATTCATTATTTTTCATAAAAAATAAAAGTCTCATTTTAATTATAAAAAGACTGTCAAATACTAACTAAAAATACAAAAAAAGATCTATAAGTATTTATTGATTAAGGATTTTTCAAGATAACTAATTTCTAAAACTTATTTGAACAAATTATAGATTTAGGGTTACTTGTTATTTTTTTAAACAAAAAACTCTACGTTATATTTAATAATTCCTACTATTTAATACTTATAAATCCTCAATGAAGTATCTAATCTCAAGCAAAAGATCAAGAGCTTTATTAAGTATTGGAATAGTTGCTATAGGTATTGGATTAATTTCAAAGAAAGTAATTAACTATCCATCTGGAGGATGTATGAAACGTTCTCAAGAAATAACCTCAAATATTTAGCCATTAATCATCTTACATTTTCCTTAATTCTTAAATCCAGTCAACTTTGATAACTCTTTTAGTGAAAGTACACCTAAAATTAGTTTTCCATTTATTTCCCACGTGGGAAACCCTTTAATTCTTTTATCAATGCATAATTGCGTTTGACTGTTTATGCCATCTCTTGCACATTCAACTACATTAAGTTCTTTATAAGCTTGCTTACCAAATAACTCACTTTGATTAAGGCAATTAGGACACCAATATGCTGAATATTTAACTACACCATTATCTTTAAGGTATTTTGCCAACTCGATTGATTCCCTAGTGCTTTCTGTGGTGACAATAAGTTCTCTCTGATTTTTTAAGTGGGAGCTATCTACAACAATTGGTAAAGTAAGCAAAACTAATAGTGGGATTAACAGGCGTTTCATTTATTTACAACTTTTCCTCCATATTTTCTAACTATCTTATCAAGCAAAATTCATATATCTTTGTTTTTAAGTTTCTCTATTTTCTGAAGATAGCATATTTGATCCTGTGTATCTTCATTTAATTCACTTACTGCAATTTATATTTAGAGATTTTATATTCCAATTTTAAATCAAAAGTAAATTTACATATTTATTGTATTTATATTTTTTTGTTGCTATTTTTTTAAAGCGGGCTAAGGTTCATATCTCCACGAGGATTTAGTCCGCTGAATTTTTAAAGATTCAATTTATTTTGGATCCCTTTTTAAAAAGTTGATTAGAAATATTCAAAAATATTTAACTTTTCTTAATTTCTAAATTCCATTGAAAAGCATTCTCATATAAACATTAATAGTGTGACACTATTTATTCCATAATGTTGCTATTTCGCTTCATAACTTTCTTAAAATACTTAAACTCAATAAATTCATGCATCATTTTGATATCATCAGACAATACTTTTTTATTAACTGCATAGTCGTCATTAAGTGGAGAATTATTATTTTCAGAAAATTTTTCGTAATCAAAAGAAAAATTGATTAAATCGCGCTTATCTTTTTGATTTTGACCATAAGATTCATTTAACACACCTCGAGACCTCAATGCTTCCTCAACCAATAAACCTGTAATCTTTGACTGACTAAACTCATTAGCTGTGCACAATTTTTCAATAATTTCATGCACTTCTTCACTTGGCAAAAAACCAATTCTTTTCCTCGGTGATGGCATAATTCAAATAAATTAGTGTCACACTTGCACATTATAAGTGTTGCACTATATTTGATTTAAGTCAACAAATTTTGCTATGCATATTTTATTATTTCCTGTCGGATTTATTCTTTGGTATCTAGCTTATGAAGCAAAACCTATCATTAATGATGAAGTAACACTTAATTGGGAAGAAAAAAATACAATTAAAAGAAATAAACTTTTAAATATAATCAACGAAAGCTTTTAAAATTTACTATTAATCGATTTTGACCATTCCTTGTGCTTATTATCTAGATCTGAGATTAACTGTTTTTGATAAGTAAATTTGAGTTGATTTTCGTTAAGTGATTTTTTTGTGATAATCATCTCTTTTGAGAAAAAATAAGGAGTGTTAGAACTACTAATTTTTTTTTTGACTTCCATATTAATGAGTTTATCTATTTTTTTTATATGACTTAAAAGTTTATGGTCTCAATATTTTTATATTCTTTTTATATTTCCTTAATAAGTGTTTTTAGCACGTTTGTAAAAAAAATTAGTTTATTAAATAATAAAGGGTATATTTAAACAAAATATATGTTTTATCATGAATCTAAAGGAGAGAGGGATTACTGTTGGTGATTTACTAATAATATTACTAATAATAATCACTTCTACAATATTAGTTAAATCAATTAGTAAGGATAAAAAAACAACACTTAAATATATTAATCAAGAGCAAGTTTCTTATATGAAAAATCACTATCAAAAATTTATTTGAATAGCTTAAATAGATTATTAATAAAACTCTTAATTAATTCAATTAACTTTTAAGTATGTCTTATTTAAACTTCAAGAATTAATAATTATCAAACAATGAGCTTATTTATTTAAAATATTTTGATGAAATGACTTAGAATTTTCCCATTTCAAGTTATCCTTTAAATCATTGATATCATTTGATATTGAAACTAAATTCACCATTTGAAGAATTTGACTGTTATTTAGCCTATTAATAACAATCAGTTTATTAAGCATTTCTAAAACAGATTTATCATTAATATTCATAGTGTGTATAAAATTTTTATTCTTAAATTCTGATATCTTATCTTATAATTTTAAAAATTTCCCTTTAAATTTCATTATATTTTTTATGCTAGATATAAAAAATATTTATAAAATCATCAAAAATAAAACTCTTATTTATAAGAAAATATTTTAAGCTCACTTTCTTATAAATTCGTTTATTGTAAAAAGAAAAAAAAATGAAAAAAAACTCCAAGAAAGAATATCTTAATAGAGATGAAATTAATGAAATGATCGAATCAGCATTAAGGAGACACAATAGAAGATCTACAATAATATCAAGTGTACTTGGCTGGATTTTAATAGGAGGTTATTCATTTGGACTTTTTCAAGCAGTTCAAAATGTCTAATTTATCCTATCTTTAAAGCAGAACATGCCAGATGATAAATTTATATAAGATTAAGTTTTTATTATGAGGGAATATATTGAGGCAAATCTTACGGTGATAAGAAAATATTTAAAAAAACGAAAAAAGTATATATCAAAATTAAATAATGCTTCGATAATGGAAGAATTCAAAGAATGGAGCAAAGATCCATTACCTGAGACAGAATCAATTTGGACTTTACCTGACTTAACGAGAAATGAAAGACTAAAAAATTTTTGTCGCTCGATTAAAAAGGAAATAATATAATTAATTAACTACCTAGTTGTATATGATTGACCTTTAAGTAAAAATATCCTGCAAACCCAACTATATTCAAAACTATAACGAAAATCCAAGCTCCAATTGGCTGATTAGAATCAATTTTTTTTATTTTCACTCTACTCTTTAGTCTTTCAATATATTTAGCCATAATTAAAATTATTATTCTTAATTATAAGTAATTGAATTTAAAGGAATATTAAATAAAATAAAATTTCTTTTAATTCGAAGTTTTATTGTCAATCCTGTTAATGGGATATTTAATTAACTCCTTTTTGAGATTTTTTAAAAGTTTATTATGATTCAAAATTGTAAATTTTCTGGTAAAAGAATAATGCCATTTCATTGAATTAAAAAAAAACTTGCTAATTCATTATTAATAAAATTATAATACTTACTACGGTCATTAAGACCATACATTATTCAAATAAGGACAAATTTTTTCATGAGCTTAAGAGTTGGCCAAGAAGCACCAGACTTTAGTGCTACAGCAGTATATGATCAAGAGTTTAAGGAGATTACACTTTCAGGTCTAAGAGGTAAATGGGTTGTTTTATTTTTTTACCCACTAGATTTTACATTTGTATGTCCTACTGAAATCACTGCATTTAGTGATAGATACCAAGATTTCTCAGCTCTTAATACGGAAATACTTGGGGTATCAGTTGATAGCAAACACTGTCATTTAGCTTGGATACAAACCCCAAGAAATGAAGGTGGAATTGGTGATATTAACTATCCGTTGGTTTCTGACTTAAAAAGAGAAATTTGCCAAGCGTACAATGTTCTTAATGATGATGGAGAGGCCGATAGAGGGTTATTTCTTATCAATCCCGAAGGAATAGTTATGCATACGACTGTTAACAAGGCTCCAGTAGGAAGAAATGTTGATGAAACGCTAAGGATTCTTCAAGGTTATCAATACGTTGCCGCAAACCCAGATGAAGTATGCCCAGCGAACTGGACCCCGGGTGAGAAAACAATGTTAGAGGACCCCAAAGGTAGTAAGGAATATTTTTCTGCGTTATAGAAGGATTAGAAACATTTAAATAAGTATTGAATAGTAAATAATTATAAAAAAATAAAAAATTAATATATTCAAAAAGGTCATAACTTCCCCAATTTGGGGTTTTGGCACGATCCAATCGCTTAAATTAGTTTTATATGATATGAAAGACCACGTATAAAAAGAAATTTCTATGGCGACTAGGATAAAAAGATTAATTAAATTTAAATCATTTAAACCAAAATATCTATAAATATGAAACTGATCATCAACACTAATATTATTAATTTGAAGATGCCAAAAATAAAAAGAAATCAAAAAAAAATTTACCAATATTATTTTTTTTAACAGAAACCTAGATTTTTTAAAAATTAATAAAATAGAAATAAAAAATATGAAAAAAATTAATTGTGGTATATCCGGTTTTGGTATATTAATTCCTTCAAGAAATAAATTAAATATAAGATCAAAATTTATATATATATAATCAGCTATTAAGTAAGAAAGAAATATTAAATTTATTGCTACTAAGATTAATAATCTTTTTCCTTTAATTATTTTTATACTTTGGATTTTTTCATTATTAAAACTATAGTATGTATAGTTTTTTAAAGAGTTTAAACACACCAAAGATGGGCATATTGCACCGCTCAAATAGTAAAGGATTGAATAAAAGGAAATATCATTAATATTTAGTGAATACAAATTAAACCATTGTTTTTGTACAAATGGAAAAATAAGCAAAAATGAAAGCGTAACTAATAACTTCGTTGTATTGTTTTTAATTAACAAGAAAGTTTTTTTTTTAATTTAAAACAATTAAATCAAACTTTCAACAATTTAGAAGTTGTTAATTTAAAAACTTTTTTATCTATAGTTTCTTGATTTAAAAGTATATCAACTAATTTATCTAGTAAGACTCTATTTTTTTTCAATATTTTTATTGAATTATTTAATGAAATTTTAGAAATATTTATGATTTCTTTATCTATTTTAGAACTCGTATTTTCAGCTATGAGAGGCTTTCTTCTAAATAATCCATCTCCTAAATACATTTCATTATTATCAGAATCCATTGAAATTGGACCAATAATTGAAAATCCATATTTTGTAACCATTTCCCTTACGATGTTTGTCGCATAAGAGATATCATTTAAGGAGCATTGTGTAATTTCGCCTTCACCAAAAACTATCGTTTCTGCTGCTCTCCCAGCTAGAGCGATTTCAATTTTTGAAAATAATAATTTTTTTGAAATCAAGCCACTAGAAATCACATCTTCGTCAGGACATAATTTTGTATATCCTCCTATAGATCCAGATCTAGGTAAGATCGTAATTTTATCAACTGATTCAATTCCATTTCTTACCGCAGATACAATCGCTCTACCTACCTCGTTATAAGCAATAATTTTTTTCATATTTGGAGAAGTTATTAATGAACTTCTCAGGCCGATGGTAATTTTATCAAGAGCATTTTCTATATGAAGATCACTGATTAATTTAGATTCATCTCTAGCACAGTGAATAGCACTCTCGTTCATCAAATTTGCAAGATCTGCTCCCGAAAATCCAACTGTTCTAGATGCCCAATATGCTAAGTCAACTTCGCTTGAAAGTGGTTTAGAAAGTGAGTGAACTGAAAGAATTTTTTTTCTTCCATCTAAATCTGGAAGCATTACTTCAATTTTTCTGTCAAATCTACCTGGTCTTAATAATGCTGCATCCAAAATGTCTGGTCTATTTGTTGCTGCTAAAACGATAATCCCAGAATTATCAGCAAAACCATCTAATTCAGTTAGAAGCTGATTCAGGGTTTGTTCTCTTTCATCATTTCCACCTCCGATCCCAGACCCTCTTTGCCTACCAATTGAATCAATTTCATCAATGAAAATTATACAAGGAGATTTTTCCTTAGCCTTAGAGAATAGATCACGAACTCGGCTTGCTCCAACACCAACAAAAAGTTCTACAAACTCTGATGCCGATATTGAGAGAAAAGGCACTCCTGATTCACCAGCAATTGCTTTAGCTAATAATGTTTTACCTGTTCCTGGGGGGCCTATTAGAAGAACACCCTTTGGAAATTTTGCCCCAAGATTTTCAAATTTCTTTGGTTCTTTCAAGAATGTTATAACCTCTTTTAATTCCTCAGCGGCTTCAGGGACGCCAGCTACATCATCGAATCTCGTTTCTACATCATCAATAGTTACAAATTTAGCTTGATTTTTGGTAAAACCAAAAGCTCTGGAAGCCAATTTTGATGTACTCCTCAAGATTAATACTATAGCTAATATGAAAAGCAGGAAAAGACTTATTGAAGCAAATGAATTAGCAGCTGAGGCTTCTTTTCTACTATTGTTAATTGTTAGATCTAACTTATTTTCAGTTGCCTTTTCAAGGATTAATTGATCGTTGTAGAGGATAGGTATTTTAGATTTATCGCCATTTTTATACAGGACATCAATTTCTCTCTGCCTAGGATAGAAAAATATTGATTCTATTTTCCCCGTCTCTATATCTTCTAGAAGATCCGAATAACTTGATTTAGAATCTGAATATGAGAATTTTGATCTAAACACTAATCTTTATAAGTGATTAATAAAGCATATATGCTCATTTAAAAAATTGACGTATATAAACAAAATATACTCAAAAGTTTTGGAGATAACCAGTTAAAGGTTATATTATTATATGGAAATAAAGAAACAGAATGGCTGTACCAAAGAAGAAAAAATCAAAGAGCAAAAGGAACCAAAGGCACGCTGTTTGGAAAGGGAAAGCAGCAATAGCAGCTCAAAAAGCTATATCTTTAGGTAAATCAGTTTTAACTGGGAAAGCTCAAGGATTTGTTTATCCTATTGAAGAAGAAGAAGAAGAATAGCTTTTAAGAGCCTAATTTAAATGCTTCAAGTATAACGGCATAAATTGCACCAATTCTTAATTTATCAACTACGGTCCATAGATAATAAAACTTTGAACTTGCTGCAGGTTTAATTCTTATAATGATTTCAATAAAAACAATAATTATTGGGACCATTATCAATTCATTTTTACCTTCAGATATAAATTTTGTAATAAAATTTGCGAACAAAAAATAACCTGTCAAAACAGAAATTAGACTAATAGATTTTGTTCTCCAAGTATCACTTAGAAAACCAAAAAATAAATTATTTAACTGGTTGGTAATCCTTGAAAAATTAGTTTTTTGCATTACTAAAAGACACTAAATAATCACTTAGAAAGTTATAGTCAACATATGATTTTT includes the following:
- the clpS gene encoding ATP-dependent Clp protease adapter ClpS, encoding MFNSLGTVLDPKKSKAKYPEARVIVLDDNFNTFQHVANCLLTIIPSMSEQRAWDLTIKVDKTGSAEVWRGNLEQAELYHEQLFSKGLTMAPIEKT
- a CDS encoding DUF1651 domain-containing protein produces the protein MTENFWLINSNRSRVKRFSKNNQNKDKFFEYMFIDSGRILGVLGKEPPLMTTREELKVDKARDEWRKLIAQGWRRTKPVWEDY
- a CDS encoding peroxiredoxin, translating into MSLRVGQEAPDFSATAVYDQEFKEITLSGLRGKWVVLFFYPLDFTFVCPTEITAFSDRYQDFSALNTEILGVSVDSKHCHLAWIQTPRNEGGIGDINYPLVSDLKREICQAYNVLNDDGEADRGLFLINPEGIVMHTTVNKAPVGRNVDETLRILQGYQYVAANPDEVCPANWTPGEKTMLEDPKGSKEYFSAL
- the ftsH gene encoding ATP-dependent zinc metalloprotease FtsH encodes the protein MFRSKFSYSDSKSSYSDLLEDIETGKIESIFFYPRQREIDVLYKNGDKSKIPILYNDQLILEKATENKLDLTINNSRKEASAANSFASISLFLLFILAIVLILRSTSKLASRAFGFTKNQAKFVTIDDVETRFDDVAGVPEAAEELKEVITFLKEPKKFENLGAKFPKGVLLIGPPGTGKTLLAKAIAGESGVPFLSISASEFVELFVGVGASRVRDLFSKAKEKSPCIIFIDEIDSIGRQRGSGIGGGNDEREQTLNQLLTELDGFADNSGIIVLAATNRPDILDAALLRPGRFDRKIEVMLPDLDGRKKILSVHSLSKPLSSEVDLAYWASRTVGFSGADLANLMNESAIHCARDESKLISDLHIENALDKITIGLRSSLITSPNMKKIIAYNEVGRAIVSAVRNGIESVDKITILPRSGSIGGYTKLCPDEDVISSGLISKKLLFSKIEIALAGRAAETIVFGEGEITQCSLNDISYATNIVREMVTKYGFSIIGPISMDSDNNEMYLGDGLFRRKPLIAENTSSKIDKEIINISKISLNNSIKILKKNRVLLDKLVDILLNQETIDKKVFKLTTSKLLKV
- the rpmF gene encoding 50S ribosomal protein L32, giving the protein MAVPKKKKSKSKRNQRHAVWKGKAAIAAQKAISLGKSVLTGKAQGFVYPIEEEEEE
- a CDS encoding DUF565 domain-containing protein, with the translated sequence MQKTNFSRITNQLNNLFFGFLSDTWRTKSISLISVLTGYFLFANFITKFISEGKNELIMVPIIIVFIEIIIRIKPAASSKFYYLWTVVDKLRIGAIYAVILEAFKLGS